A DNA window from Aminipila luticellarii contains the following coding sequences:
- a CDS encoding sensor histidine kinase, with product MTLWQSCIGTLIENSASLFLMSILNPIYTKSKGKFITAISAAAFVVTFGEYMQLPVLARFIINYGFTVFFYSMLFRRKLQYTFFEFLFAMGIGIGIEFLLVALQNFFWPGRLEVWQSFVHLGILLSICMGCTRFSRTAARFQAFYETYRQSFYFVTISVFIALFLELFIWDTARYSLYENMGLVCSFALMWLGLNFYLLKVLIADERKKALVAAYRQYERATENLLDCLYSDKHEYKRHLQTILRMCETEDTTKTEIMTYIMEIEKDKEEETTPPPCFHTGNGLINGLIYAKVKEAEDNHIKLALAGWSKAPAFPCLSYELIELLGNLLDNALEYLKEQPEHKVREIYLDIGCKQGKAFIKIKNSYYVSDSETECFAQKGFTTKTGSVRGYGLYNVKQIVAKYKGEFKIFTDDEYISICIYFKSSGE from the coding sequence ATGACCCTCTGGCAATCTTGTATTGGGACTCTAATAGAAAATTCTGCTTCCTTGTTTCTTATGAGCATTCTTAATCCGATATATACCAAATCCAAAGGAAAATTCATCACAGCTATTTCTGCTGCAGCTTTTGTTGTTACTTTCGGAGAATATATGCAGCTACCTGTTCTGGCGAGGTTTATTATAAATTATGGGTTTACCGTGTTTTTTTACTCCATGCTTTTTCGCCGCAAGTTACAATATACTTTTTTTGAATTTCTGTTTGCCATGGGCATAGGCATAGGAATTGAATTTTTACTGGTCGCACTGCAGAACTTTTTTTGGCCCGGCCGTCTTGAAGTCTGGCAAAGCTTTGTGCATCTTGGCATTCTGCTCAGTATTTGTATGGGCTGTACCCGTTTTTCCCGCACAGCCGCAAGATTCCAAGCCTTTTACGAAACGTACCGTCAGAGCTTTTATTTTGTAACAATAAGCGTTTTTATTGCGCTTTTTCTGGAACTTTTTATTTGGGATACGGCACGGTACAGCCTATATGAGAATATGGGGCTTGTTTGCTCATTCGCACTGATGTGGCTGGGTCTGAATTTTTATTTGCTGAAAGTACTAATTGCAGATGAACGAAAAAAGGCCCTGGTCGCAGCATACAGACAATATGAAAGGGCCACCGAAAACCTTCTGGATTGCCTGTACTCTGATAAGCACGAGTATAAAAGACACCTGCAGACCATTTTGAGGATGTGTGAAACAGAGGACACAACAAAAACTGAAATTATGACATATATTATGGAAATAGAAAAGGACAAAGAAGAAGAAACAACTCCACCCCCTTGTTTTCATACAGGAAACGGACTGATAAACGGATTGATTTATGCGAAAGTCAAAGAGGCAGAGGACAATCATATAAAACTGGCTCTTGCCGGTTGGAGCAAAGCTCCCGCCTTTCCTTGCCTCAGTTATGAATTGATTGAACTTCTGGGCAATCTCCTCGACAATGCTTTGGAGTACTTAAAAGAGCAGCCTGAACATAAGGTGAGGGAGATTTATTTGGACATTGGGTGTAAACAGGGCAAAGCTTTCATCAAAATAAAAAACTCTTACTACGTATCCGATTCTGAAACAGAGTGTTTTGCTCAAAAGGGTTTCACAACTAAAACCGGCTCCGTACGCGGATACGGACTTTACAACGTGAAGCAAATCGTAGCAAAATACAAAGGTGAATTTAAGATTTTTACAGACGATGAATATATCAGCATCTGTATTTATTTTAAAAGTTCTGGTGAATAA
- the carB gene encoding carbamoyl-phosphate synthase (glutamine-hydrolyzing) large subunit: MPKKNYLKKVLIIGSGPIVIGQAAEFDYAGTQACKAIKEEGIKTILVNSNPATIMTDQGIADTVYMEPLTEEALEQILEKEKPDGILAGFGGQTGLNLAMALEEKGVLKALGIELLGVNKESIQKAEDREEFRDLMLEIGEPIPKSIIATDLEECKAFVKETGYPVIIRPAFTLGGTGGGIANTDAELALYCQRGLENSAIGQILLEKSVAGWKEIEYEVMRDAKDNCIIICSMENLDPVGVHTGDSIVVAPTQTLRDEEYQMLRDSSLKIIRSLKIEGGCNVQFALNPDNGEYIVIEVNPRVSRSSALASKAAGYPIAKIAAKISLGYYLDELKNYVTESTSACFEPTLDYCVVKFPKWPFDKFSNASRKLGTQMKATGEVMSICRTFESALLKAVTSLEVKCNGLRVPFVAKLENERLIKKLEACDDERIFCVAEAMRRGFGIEEIFEKTKIDRWFLNKIKNIIDMETTLKAEELNADLLLEAETMGFTDAEILELTGTAREVLQDMRVYNDIYPVYKVVDTCGGEFDAVTPYYYSCYDGEDESRISDHKKILVIGSGPIRIGQGIEFDYCCVQGVWAIKAMGYEAILMNNNPETVSTDFDTSDKLYFESLHVDNVMNVIKKERPYGVVLQFGGQTSLNLAEQLHKRSIKLLGTSFKSIDLAEDREKFIALLQELDIPTPKGCAVTEEHSAFKAVAELGYPVVVRPSYVIGGRAMQVVYSDEELQKYLREAVSLTSEHPVLIDKYIQGKEMEVDAICDGENILVPGIMEHIERTGVHSGDSMTVYPPHTLQEDTIHTILDYTERISKALKVLGLVNIQYAFDGKQVYVIEVNPRASRTVPILSKVTGVPMIRLAVSVMLGKKLTEFEYGTGLYKRAEKYAVKVPVFSGAKLTDVDVTLGPEMKSTGEVLGIDPDLQKAIYKGFLAANIKIPVQGGVYFALRDTERTAHTLEVVKMYRDQGYQMYCSEWTQDYFTENGIPAVQLSFEEAKKMIGEEIDIFINVPSIANRPEREDFMLRRKAIERGLPVLTCMDTAEAFMTAIKLKKAGTKLDYCALGIQ, from the coding sequence GTGCCCAAGAAGAATTACCTGAAAAAAGTGCTGATCATCGGATCAGGCCCCATTGTCATCGGACAGGCTGCCGAATTTGATTATGCGGGAACGCAGGCTTGTAAAGCCATTAAAGAAGAAGGAATCAAGACCATTCTTGTCAACAGCAACCCGGCAACGATCATGACCGACCAGGGCATTGCAGACACTGTATACATGGAACCCCTTACAGAAGAAGCGCTAGAGCAGATTTTAGAAAAAGAAAAACCAGACGGAATACTGGCAGGATTCGGCGGACAGACCGGATTGAATCTGGCTATGGCGTTGGAAGAAAAAGGCGTGTTGAAGGCCCTTGGAATTGAACTTCTGGGCGTAAATAAGGAGAGCATTCAAAAAGCAGAGGACAGGGAGGAATTCAGAGATTTAATGCTGGAAATCGGCGAACCCATTCCTAAAAGTATTATTGCCACTGATTTAGAGGAGTGCAAGGCCTTTGTGAAGGAAACGGGATATCCGGTCATTATTCGTCCCGCCTTTACGTTGGGAGGCACAGGAGGCGGTATTGCCAACACGGATGCAGAGCTGGCGCTCTATTGCCAGAGAGGACTTGAAAACAGCGCAATCGGACAGATCCTGCTGGAGAAATCCGTAGCCGGATGGAAGGAAATTGAGTACGAGGTCATGCGGGATGCGAAGGATAACTGCATCATCATTTGCAGTATGGAAAACTTGGATCCGGTGGGGGTACATACAGGAGACAGTATTGTGGTGGCTCCGACTCAGACCCTGAGAGACGAAGAATATCAGATGCTGAGAGACTCTTCGCTGAAAATCATTCGAAGTCTTAAGATAGAAGGAGGGTGCAATGTCCAGTTCGCACTGAACCCGGATAACGGAGAGTATATCGTAATCGAAGTGAATCCGAGGGTAAGCCGTTCCTCCGCCTTGGCTTCAAAGGCAGCCGGATATCCCATTGCGAAGATTGCGGCTAAAATTTCTCTGGGCTATTACTTAGATGAGCTGAAGAACTATGTGACAGAAAGCACCAGTGCCTGCTTTGAACCGACTCTCGACTACTGTGTGGTTAAATTTCCCAAATGGCCGTTCGACAAGTTCAGCAATGCGTCAAGAAAGCTGGGGACTCAGATGAAAGCCACCGGAGAGGTGATGTCCATATGCAGGACCTTTGAAAGTGCGTTGCTGAAAGCCGTAACGTCTTTGGAAGTAAAATGCAACGGACTTCGGGTGCCCTTTGTTGCGAAGCTGGAAAATGAGCGGCTGATCAAGAAACTGGAAGCCTGCGATGATGAACGAATTTTCTGTGTGGCAGAAGCCATGCGAAGAGGCTTTGGAATAGAAGAAATCTTTGAAAAGACTAAAATTGACCGATGGTTCTTAAATAAGATCAAAAATATTATCGATATGGAAACCACGCTGAAAGCTGAGGAGCTGAATGCAGACTTGCTGCTGGAAGCAGAGACCATGGGCTTTACCGATGCAGAAATTCTTGAACTGACCGGAACTGCCCGGGAGGTTCTGCAGGACATGCGGGTCTATAACGATATTTATCCGGTGTATAAGGTGGTAGATACCTGCGGCGGCGAGTTTGACGCGGTAACTCCATACTATTATTCCTGCTATGACGGAGAAGATGAAAGCAGGATTTCCGACCATAAGAAAATTTTGGTAATTGGTTCGGGACCAATCCGGATCGGTCAGGGGATCGAATTCGACTACTGCTGCGTTCAGGGTGTATGGGCCATTAAGGCTATGGGATATGAGGCCATCCTGATGAATAACAATCCGGAAACGGTGAGTACGGATTTTGATACCTCAGATAAGTTGTATTTTGAGTCCTTGCACGTGGACAATGTGATGAACGTCATTAAAAAGGAGCGGCCTTATGGTGTGGTTCTCCAGTTTGGAGGGCAGACTTCCTTAAATCTGGCAGAACAGCTGCATAAAAGGAGCATCAAGCTTTTGGGGACAAGCTTCAAATCCATTGATCTAGCGGAAGACAGGGAAAAGTTCATTGCGCTTTTGCAGGAGCTGGATATTCCTACACCAAAGGGCTGTGCCGTCACAGAGGAGCATAGCGCTTTTAAAGCAGTGGCGGAGTTAGGCTATCCGGTGGTGGTAAGACCTTCTTATGTCATCGGCGGCAGAGCTATGCAGGTCGTGTACAGTGACGAAGAGCTTCAAAAATATCTGAGAGAGGCTGTCTCCCTTACTTCCGAACATCCGGTGCTGATCGACAAGTACATTCAGGGAAAGGAAATGGAAGTGGATGCGATCTGCGACGGAGAAAACATTTTGGTTCCGGGGATCATGGAGCATATTGAAAGAACCGGGGTTCATTCCGGAGACAGTATGACCGTATATCCGCCCCACACCCTGCAGGAGGATACGATCCATACGATTCTGGATTATACGGAAAGAATTTCAAAAGCCTTGAAGGTGTTGGGATTGGTCAATATCCAATATGCTTTTGACGGGAAGCAGGTATACGTTATTGAGGTAAATCCGAGAGCCTCCAGGACGGTGCCTATTTTGAGCAAGGTTACCGGCGTTCCCATGATTCGGCTGGCCGTTTCAGTTATGCTGGGAAAGAAGCTGACGGAATTTGAATACGGAACAGGACTTTATAAGCGTGCGGAAAAATATGCTGTCAAAGTACCTGTATTTTCAGGAGCAAAGCTGACGGACGTGGATGTAACGCTGGGACCTGAAATGAAGTCTACGGGAGAGGTTCTGGGCATAGACCCCGATTTGCAAAAAGCAATTTATAAGGGCTTCTTGGCAGCCAATATAAAAATACCGGTTCAGGGAGGGGTGTATTTTGCTCTGCGGGATACGGAAAGGACTGCTCACACCCTTGAAGTGGTCAAAATGTACCGGGATCAGGGATACCAAATGTATTGCTCGGAGTGGACACAGGATTATTTTACCGAGAATGGTATTCCTGCGGTTCAGCTGAGCTTTGAAGAGGCAAAGAAGATGATCGGGGAAGAGATCGACATTTTCATTAATGTGCCGAGCATTGCAAACCGACCGGAGAGAGAGGATTTTATGCTGAGAAGAAAAGCCATAGAAAGAGGGCTGCCGGTTCTGACCTGTATGGATACGGCGGAAGCGTTCATGACTGCCATTAAACTGAAAAAAGCAGGAACAAAATTAGATTACTGTGCACTGGGAATTCAATAA
- a CDS encoding ABC transporter permease: MIRANKTKGFFIVLFAVLLTIHLISLQMDNLQFESSQLANFLISKNAIKCIEGDRVSLTKEELEDIMRENPHVVILTLQNRASFRCLGFYSKNVNYFDKYLVEGRFFRPEEVNEKSNKIVAGKNILNSSVNTVSITKKGSKTYAEIDEVVYEIIGVIGSEISSSLDNLVIFSSPNGHFMYYLDSENPRANQKAFQYVQEKYGAEELEEQSSLMDSVIKTDIQFEILGWIQFGIKMLLIIVLAYLSYKMNQSMLRAQYLMGLPLSFAVSEASKNIFAASLAALAVIFIVMGVQQVSIKEALDIVYRYVMVTAFLLLIQLLSCVITYCGWNFNQILSKDRGDKNDNA, encoded by the coding sequence ATGATACGTGCAAATAAAACAAAAGGATTTTTCATTGTCCTTTTTGCGGTTCTTTTAACAATCCATTTAATATCGCTTCAAATGGATAACTTACAATTTGAAAGCAGTCAGTTAGCTAATTTTTTAATTTCAAAGAACGCGATAAAATGTATAGAAGGGGATCGTGTTTCTCTAACGAAAGAAGAATTGGAAGACATCATGCGGGAGAATCCCCATGTGGTTATCCTGACACTTCAAAATAGAGCAAGTTTCCGCTGTCTGGGGTTTTACTCAAAAAATGTGAATTACTTTGACAAATATCTCGTTGAGGGGAGATTCTTTCGCCCGGAGGAAGTGAACGAAAAATCCAATAAAATAGTAGCAGGAAAAAACATTTTAAATTCTTCCGTGAACACTGTGAGCATAACGAAAAAGGGATCTAAGACATACGCGGAAATTGATGAAGTGGTCTATGAAATAATAGGGGTAATTGGGAGTGAAATTTCTTCCAGTTTAGATAATCTGGTGATCTTTAGCAGTCCAAACGGTCATTTCATGTATTACCTAGATAGTGAGAATCCAAGAGCCAACCAAAAGGCTTTCCAATATGTACAGGAGAAGTACGGTGCAGAAGAGCTGGAAGAACAAAGCAGCTTAATGGATAGTGTTATAAAGACGGACATTCAATTTGAAATTTTGGGCTGGATACAATTTGGTATCAAAATGCTTTTAATAATTGTGCTGGCATATTTATCGTATAAAATGAATCAATCCATGCTTCGCGCACAATATTTAATGGGTTTGCCTTTAAGCTTTGCTGTAAGTGAAGCTTCTAAAAATATTTTTGCGGCCAGCCTCGCAGCTTTAGCAGTCATTTTTATTGTAATGGGGGTACAGCAGGTCTCGATAAAAGAAGCACTGGATATAGTTTATAGATATGTGATGGTTACAGCATTCCTGTTGCTGATTCAGCTATTGAGCTGTGTAATAACTTATTGTGGATGGAATTTTAACCAAATATTATCAAAGGATAGAGGGGATAAAAATGATAATGCTTAA
- a CDS encoding ABC transporter ATP-binding protein: MIMLKDIRKEYKINAKNKKKVFENFNLEISRGDFVAVVGKSGVGKSTLLNILSGLDTPTSGEYYFDGEKVPKTNLALAEFRRKNIGMIVQNFALIEEWNVFENIALPLKYRKVPKREIEKQVQEIAGKLGIQELLRKYPQTLSGGENQRVAIARAVIVKPSILIADEPTASLDSENKMNVFEILENLNEEGISIILATHDKEIYEKCKRTIPLAELQHA; encoded by the coding sequence ATGATAATGCTTAAAGACATAAGGAAAGAATATAAAATAAACGCCAAGAATAAGAAAAAAGTTTTTGAGAACTTTAATTTAGAGATTAGCCGGGGGGATTTTGTTGCAGTGGTCGGAAAGAGCGGTGTAGGTAAATCCACATTATTAAATATTTTAAGCGGATTGGATACACCAACTTCAGGCGAGTACTATTTTGATGGGGAAAAGGTTCCCAAAACCAATCTGGCACTTGCGGAGTTCCGTCGAAAGAATATTGGGATGATTGTTCAAAATTTTGCCTTGATAGAGGAGTGGAATGTTTTTGAAAATATTGCACTGCCATTGAAATATCGGAAAGTCCCCAAAAGGGAAATAGAGAAGCAGGTGCAAGAGATCGCCGGGAAATTGGGAATACAGGAGCTTTTGCGTAAATATCCCCAAACCTTATCGGGAGGGGAGAATCAAAGAGTGGCTATTGCAAGAGCCGTCATCGTAAAACCCTCTATACTAATTGCTGACGAACCTACGGCTTCTCTGGATAGTGAGAATAAGATGAATGTATTTGAAATCTTAGAAAACTTGAATGAAGAGGGGATAAGCATTATCCTAGCGACTCATGACAAAGAAATTTATGAAAAATGTAAACGAACGATTCCGCTGGCAGAATTACAACATGCTTAG
- a CDS encoding LytR/AlgR family response regulator transcription factor — translation MRALIVEDQKKEGEAIEKIVAKVQKTEGTWCGTAEDALALLQTEKFDLFILDVQLPGADGFSLANQIRSQIEYQLTPILFVTGSDRSPLEAFKKYHCYDYIEKPFRQKELYDKLSELILSIAYQKNEPTHSKQEMVCISSRNGDFYLNKDKFLFVEIQNGNAIFYLSDKIIKISGVSLLGVLEDFNDEFVLRCHKSFALNIRRIQSIHSINYRLWAASFEHTEKTADIGLKYYGAVQSAMKRLAASIGGDQ, via the coding sequence ATGAGAGCTTTAATTGTAGAGGACCAAAAAAAAGAAGGGGAAGCTATAGAAAAGATTGTCGCTAAAGTTCAAAAGACGGAAGGGACTTGGTGCGGTACTGCCGAAGATGCTTTAGCATTACTGCAAACAGAGAAATTTGATCTGTTCATTTTAGATGTGCAGCTTCCCGGTGCCGACGGCTTTTCTTTGGCGAATCAAATTCGCAGCCAAATAGAATATCAGCTTACCCCCATTTTATTTGTCACAGGCTCTGATAGAAGCCCCTTAGAGGCGTTCAAAAAATACCATTGTTATGATTATATCGAAAAGCCCTTTCGTCAGAAGGAGTTATATGACAAGCTTTCCGAGCTGATCCTGTCTATTGCTTATCAAAAAAATGAACCCACACATTCCAAGCAGGAAATGGTTTGCATCTCTTCACGGAACGGTGATTTTTATCTAAATAAAGACAAATTTTTATTTGTTGAAATACAAAACGGAAATGCTATTTTTTATTTGTCTGACAAAATAATTAAGATATCCGGAGTAAGTCTTTTAGGCGTGCTGGAAGATTTTAATGATGAATTTGTCCTTCGGTGCCACAAATCATTTGCTCTTAATATCCGCAGGATTCAATCTATTCATTCCATAAACTATCGATTGTGGGCGGCCTCGTTCGAGCACACAGAAAAAACCGCAGACATCGGCCTCAAATATTATGGCGCTGTACAAAGTGCTATGAAAAGGCTGGCTGCAAGCATAGGGGGGGATCAATAA
- a CDS encoding GntR family transcriptional regulator, whose product MYKFQSLKDHVYDYIAEQISQGNLLPDEKINENKICQELNISRTPVREALIQLSSENVLENVPRKGFVVKDLNPKEAAEIYEVVGVLDGYAATLACGRLTAKTLKDMEFYINSMDLAIDSGNYEMYYKQQEIFHQLYLVECGNDTLVDSLLKLKKKFVAKKYDLNCMEDVKAILFETNNEHKEMLKLFKTNKTDELEHYIRQVHWDPSKSATEVTTP is encoded by the coding sequence ATGTATAAGTTTCAATCACTAAAAGATCACGTATATGATTATATCGCCGAGCAGATATCACAAGGTAACTTGCTGCCGGATGAAAAAATAAACGAAAACAAAATATGTCAGGAATTAAATATCAGCCGTACTCCGGTCAGAGAGGCGCTGATACAGCTTTCCAGTGAAAATGTCTTGGAAAATGTACCGAGAAAAGGGTTTGTAGTCAAAGATTTGAATCCCAAAGAGGCGGCTGAGATTTATGAGGTGGTCGGTGTTCTTGACGGATATGCCGCTACGCTGGCATGCGGCAGGCTCACCGCAAAGACGTTAAAGGACATGGAATTTTATATCAATAGTATGGATTTGGCGATTGATTCCGGCAATTATGAGATGTATTACAAGCAGCAGGAGATTTTTCATCAGCTTTATCTGGTGGAGTGCGGTAATGATACACTGGTAGACTCTCTTTTAAAGCTGAAAAAGAAGTTTGTGGCTAAGAAGTATGACTTGAACTGTATGGAAGATGTAAAAGCGATTTTATTTGAAACAAATAATGAGCATAAAGAAATGCTGAAACTGTTTAAGACGAATAAGACGGATGAGCTGGAGCATTATATCCGGCAGGTGCATTGGGATCCGTCAAAATCCGCAACAGAAGTGACAACTCCGTGA
- a CDS encoding dimethylarginine dimethylaminohydrolase family protein, with product MFKNCIVRRPCKAMVEGITSAPELGKPDYELALKQHDSYIEALKKCGVEVTVLDALEQYPDSCFVEDPAVITSKCAIITNPGAGTRNGEKAEILPAVKKFFRDDQIEYIKAPGTLEGGDVMMVGDHFYVGRSARTNEEGIKQFIAILEKHGLTGSEVPLEKVLHLKTGINYIENNNMLVSGEFIDKPEFAKYNKIVIPEEEAYAANCIWMNGTVIIPEGYPAVEKAVKDAGYDIILVDTSEYRKLDGGLSCLSLRF from the coding sequence ATGTTTAAAAATTGTATCGTAAGAAGACCGTGCAAAGCAATGGTAGAAGGTATTACATCTGCTCCTGAATTAGGAAAACCAGATTATGAATTAGCTCTGAAACAGCATGATTCATATATTGAAGCCTTGAAGAAATGCGGCGTTGAAGTTACAGTACTCGATGCTCTTGAACAGTATCCGGATTCCTGCTTCGTAGAAGATCCTGCGGTTATTACGAGCAAGTGTGCTATTATCACCAATCCCGGTGCCGGAACCAGAAACGGTGAAAAAGCAGAAATTTTACCGGCTGTTAAAAAGTTCTTCCGTGATGACCAGATTGAATATATTAAAGCCCCGGGAACACTGGAAGGCGGAGATGTTATGATGGTAGGCGATCATTTTTACGTTGGCCGTTCTGCCAGAACAAACGAGGAAGGCATCAAGCAATTTATTGCTATCCTTGAAAAGCATGGCTTGACCGGATCGGAAGTTCCTCTTGAAAAAGTGCTTCACCTAAAAACAGGCATAAACTATATCGAAAACAACAACATGCTTGTCTCCGGTGAATTCATCGATAAGCCTGAGTTTGCAAAATATAACAAGATCGTTATTCCGGAGGAAGAAGCTTATGCTGCAAACTGCATCTGGATGAACGGAACCGTTATCATTCCTGAAGGATATCCAGCTGTTGAAAAGGCTGTAAAAGACGCCGGCTATGACATCATTCTTGTGGATACTTCAGAATACAGAAAGCTTGACGGCGGACTGAGCTGCTTATCCTTACGATTCTAG
- a CDS encoding basic amino acid/polyamine antiporter, with protein sequence MNNNSSDQTRNLGTMKLTMFAIGTTLASGIFSLSGDFAAGGAHTLAVLIGWLICGVGMFGLCMCFFRLSYVKPELTSGIYNYAKTGFGEYIGFNAAWGYWISAILAQISFVTLFFSALSYFFPVFGSGSNLLSIACGSVFIWLLALLILKGVNEAVSVNVIVVCAKILPIVVMVVAIVFARAFDIHIFMENFKGVEGGMSLLEQVKSTVYVTVWIFIGIEGAVVISGRAKSTAIAGRATAISFFSLLILYLMISLLSMGVLSQEELAALGNPPMAGVLGAVVGPWGAALVNIAVIVSLGGAMFTYSILSIDSAYGPASQQCFPKVFTKLNKNNSPAVSVIITTLIVQAFLIIVYFNESSYQVCYTLSTSAIMFPYIFSALYCLQITIRGDGLEQAGAGEKVKAWTFAIIGSIYGAWMLYASGGTYILLSALLYGPGTLLYIYTRKQQGKALLPAVIDKVSLVVLLSAFVLSIVMIYNKTIQPF encoded by the coding sequence ATGAACAATAATTCTTCAGATCAGACTAGAAATCTCGGCACCATGAAATTAACAATGTTTGCAATAGGCACTACTTTAGCGAGTGGAATATTCAGTTTATCCGGAGACTTCGCTGCTGGGGGTGCTCACACACTGGCAGTATTAATCGGATGGCTTATTTGCGGCGTCGGTATGTTTGGCCTGTGCATGTGTTTCTTTAGGCTCAGCTACGTAAAGCCTGAACTGACCAGCGGCATATACAACTATGCAAAAACTGGCTTCGGTGAATATATCGGGTTTAATGCCGCCTGGGGATACTGGATCAGTGCGATTCTAGCACAAATATCCTTTGTGACCCTGTTCTTTTCCGCACTGAGTTACTTTTTCCCTGTTTTCGGTTCAGGAAGCAATCTGCTCTCCATCGCCTGCGGCTCTGTCTTCATTTGGCTGCTGGCATTACTTATCTTAAAAGGCGTGAACGAGGCCGTATCCGTTAACGTGATCGTAGTCTGCGCGAAAATTTTACCGATTGTGGTCATGGTGGTAGCCATCGTTTTTGCAAGAGCCTTTGATATCCATATTTTTATGGAGAATTTCAAAGGGGTCGAAGGCGGCATGAGCCTTCTGGAGCAAGTCAAATCTACTGTTTATGTTACCGTATGGATTTTCATCGGAATAGAAGGAGCTGTGGTTATCTCAGGAAGAGCTAAAAGTACTGCCATAGCCGGACGTGCAACCGCCATATCCTTTTTTTCTCTTCTTATTTTATACCTTATGATCTCTCTATTGAGTATGGGCGTACTCTCTCAGGAAGAACTGGCTGCTCTTGGCAACCCTCCTATGGCGGGCGTTCTCGGAGCTGTTGTTGGTCCTTGGGGTGCCGCGCTTGTAAACATTGCGGTTATCGTCTCTTTAGGCGGAGCGATGTTCACCTATTCCATACTCAGCATCGACAGTGCGTACGGTCCTGCCTCTCAGCAGTGCTTTCCTAAGGTATTTACGAAATTAAACAAGAATAATTCTCCCGCTGTTTCTGTCATTATTACAACTCTCATTGTTCAGGCATTTTTGATCATCGTCTATTTTAATGAGTCCTCCTATCAGGTCTGCTATACGTTATCTACAAGCGCCATCATGTTTCCTTATATTTTTTCAGCTTTATACTGCCTGCAAATTACAATTAGAGGGGACGGACTTGAACAGGCCGGAGCAGGTGAAAAAGTAAAGGCATGGACATTTGCGATCATCGGCTCTATTTACGGAGCTTGGATGCTTTATGCCAGCGGCGGAACCTACATTCTGCTTTCTGCCTTGCTGTACGGGCCGGGTACACTGCTCTACATCTATACTAGAAAACAGCAAGGGAAAGCCTTATTGCCGGCTGTGATCGATAAGGTCAGTCTGGTTGTCCTTTTATCCGCTTTTGTTCTTTCTATCGTGATGATTTATAACAAAACGATTCAGCCTTTCTAG